The following proteins are encoded in a genomic region of Amphiura filiformis chromosome 18, Afil_fr2py, whole genome shotgun sequence:
- the LOC140139281 gene encoding uncharacterized protein: protein MNSPSVNARRNGGSESSGSGKRLQGLDPLGEEEEEDSDSEDDEINMVQSKLQQDSNKFEMLCDGVLNSMALVQSSLADFLLLKDELLQHALPASLMARLTTVSGRVFRSTTDLHTPVTEMVRLVRVYSDSWEAKSAALKKLHSDYEGKHKQLNIAIRRLQLAEATQKRIAKEKRIMNWEKLFAKLTSCRGHGRRWKFLIDSFKQKAKLGADHLQHYIDTLDKQMDEDENEDVEFQDTMSRSSAGDFKTISSMDDELDFDSDDDEEEEDDDVGSMTAAGHQTRQTDMEGSDMVTPGGKVRQGCHQTRQTDMEGSDMVTPGGKVRQGCHQTRHTDMEGSDMVTPGGKVRQGCHQTRQTDMEGSDMVTPGGKVRQGCHQTRQTDMEGSDMVTPGGKVRQGCHQTRHTDMEGSDMVTPGGKVRQGCHQTRQTDMEGSDMVTPGGKVRQGCHQTRQTDMEGSDMVTPGGKVRQGCHQTRQTDMEGSDMVTPGGKVRQGCHQTRQTDMEGSDMVTPGGKKVKFKDIDDQDTSHPPRDGSTAAAAFSIPPLIETKIVEVPAPKPPSSDKAAWTHEPQYDYYLNVKICRPVGVDRKDLKCSINFLKQFKVSEVYEKPSTPGKGKTPPHRGGLKGKTLMGSRGPPLPPGKKGAVTFANTNQELSPEDEKFKLVTLPIGGKPLFALPGPEDAPSTIPLISDVPDAEQENKTSTGLISDKTDEGRASTVASESEKSRPSTAAEDSMKLGVHHGQLDEMVAWANISLADLKSLDVGIKESVEDSQGLVPTTFPIYAIAASRSERSNAKEPCGYVKVAFYYTRTNRPYYYDKDTESESVNHIILDMTGVDLTTMSKEDLSINKTYEERSISAMSIASSESSEKPEMVPKAEIDMLNEQHENNMLALQQEYEERLNQLVASLEALQTEQLDNIMSKTPNDGKRAGSTLQGWTDGGKTGLKAPPASRELGPIRRKGKRSQTLPEWGANLPKDFFDRMKLFEEEKTSNRQELEKKTREEIEEKLLKQLASHYRLRVEKGDNKAIEKDVCLPAVFMPSKAGALYNPRAHQYFHPTGAIGQLRLTQPPSMFQLPPLPPNNRMAVINLFDIKRNFEEAMGIAAPESELDGRQWESAPNTPSQFYSQPATPLTPHTPANLDEGIDDVNDRQSIA from the exons GATCAGGAAAGCGTTTACAAGGCTTGGATCCATtaggagaagaagaagaggaagactcAGAT agCGAGGATGATGAGATTAACATGGTGCAATCCAAACTACAACAAGACAGCAATAAGTTTGAAATGCTGTGTGATGGTGTACTCAATTCAATGGCTCTGGTGCAGTCATCACTAGCAGAT tttTTGTTGCTTAAAGATGAATTACTACAACATGCGTTGCCAGCATCCTTGATGGCACGGCTTACAACAGTGTCAGGAAGGGTTTTCAGAAG TACAACAGATCTCCATACACCTGTTACAGAGATGGTACGACTCGTAAGGGTGTACTCAGATTCCTGGGAGGCTAAGAGTGCCGCATTAAAAAAACTACACTCAGATTATGAGGGAAAACATAAGCAACTGAATATTGCTATAAGGAGGCTGCAACTTGCTGAAGCTACG CAAAAAAGGATTGCAAAAGAAAAGCGTATCATGAATTGGGAGAAGCTCTTTGCCAAACTAACAAGCTGTAGAGGACATGGGAGGAGGTGGAAATTCTTGATAGattccttcaaacaaaaagccAAACTTGG TGCTGATCATCTTCAGCATTATATCGACACTCTTGACAAGCAGATGgatgaagatgaaaatgaagatgTAGAATTCCAGGATACGATGAGTCGATCCTCTGCTGGAGACTTCAAGACTATCAGCTCT ATGGATGATGAGCTAGATTTTGATtccgatgatgatgaagaagaggaAGATGATGATGTTGGATCCATGACAGCAGCAGGCCATCAAACAAGACAAACTGACATGGAAGGCAGTGACATGGTCACACCAGGAGGAAAGGTAAGACAGGGATGCCACCAAACAAGACAAACTGACATGGAAGGCAGTGACATGGTCACACCAGGAGGAAAGGTAAGACAGGGATGCCACCAAACAAGACACACTGACATGGAAGGCAGTGACATGGTCACACCAGGAGGAAAGGTAAGACAGGGATGCCACCAAACAAGACAAACTGACATGGAAGGCAGTGACATGGTCACACCAGGAGGAAAGGTAAGACAGGGATGCCACCAAACAAGACAAACTGACATGGAAGGCAGTGACATGGTCACACCAGGAGGAAAGGTAAGACAGGGATGCCACCAAACAAGACACACTGACATGGAAGGCAGTGACATGGTCACACCAGGAGGAAAGGTAAGACAGGGATGCCACCAAACAAGACAAACTGACATGGAAGGCAGTGACATGGTCACACCAGGAGGAAAGGTAAGACAGGGATGCCACCAAACAAGACAAACTGACATGGAAGGCAGTGACATGGTCACACCAGGAGGAAAGGTAAGACAGGGATGCCACCAAACAAGACAAACTGACATGGAAGGCAGTGACATGGTCACACCAGGAGGAAAGGTAAGACAGGGATGCCACCAAACAAGACAAACTGACATGGAAGGCAGTGACATGGTCACACCAGGAGGAAAG AAAGTCAAATTTAAAGATATCGATGATCAAGACACTTCACATCCTCCTCGTGATGGCAGCACTGCAGCTGCTGCATTCAGTATTCCTCCACTCATCGAAACTAAAATTGTTGAAGTTCCCGCACCCAAACCGCCCTCTAGTGACAAAGCTGCATGGACTCATGAGCCACAATATGACTATTATCTGAATGTAAAGATCTGTCGACCTGTTGGTGTAGATAGGAAGGACCTCAAGTGTAGCATCAACTTTTTGAAACAGTTTAAAGTGAGTGAGGTGTATGAGAAGCCATCAACTCCTGGAAAAG GCAAGACACCCCCACACAGAGGAGGATTGAAAGGCAAAACACTAATGGGGAGTCGTGGACCACCTCTACCACCAGGCAAGAAGGGAGCGGTCACATTTGCTAATACTAACCAGGAATTGAGCCCAGAGGATGAAAA GTTCAAGTTGGTGACATTACCTATTGGAGGGAAGCCATTATTTGCATTACCTGGCCCTGAAGATGCACCTTCTACAATCCCACTGATATCAGATGTACCAGATGCTGAACAGGAAAATAAGACCTCTACAG GTTTAATATCGGACAAAACAGATGAAGGTAGAGCATCCACAGTAGCTTCAGAATCGGAGAAATCACGACCAAGTACAGCAGCAGAGGATTCCATGAAGCTAGGTGTTCATCATGGTCAGTTGGATGAGATGGTTGCATGGGCTAACATCAGTCTGGCTGATTTGAAAAGTTTG GATGTTGGAATAAAAGAGTCTGTAGAAGATAGTCAGGGTCTGGTACCAACCACATTCCCTATCTATGCTATAGCAGCTAGTCGCAGTGAGCGTAGTAATGCTAAGGAACCATGTGGATATGTCAAAGTAGCATTCTATTACACAAGAACCAACAGGCCGTATTACTATGACAAAGACAcag AATCTGAGAGTGTGAACCATATTATCCTAGATATGACAGGAGTGGACCTAACTACAATGAGTAAAGAAGATTTATCCATTAACAAGACTTATGAAGAGAGATCTATATCAGCTATGTCTATTGCATCTTCAGAGTCATCTGAGAAGCCA GAAATGGTGCCTAAGGCTGAGATTGATATGCTAAatgaacaacatgaaaataacatGCTGGCATTACAGCAAGAATATGA GGAAAGGTTGAATCAATTGGTGGCATCATTAGAAGCATTACAGACTGAGCAGCTTGacaacatcatgtcaaaaacaccCAATG ATGGTAAAAGAGCAGGATCAACTCTACAGGGATGGACAGACGGCGGTAAAACTGGTTTAAAAGCACCACCTGCATCAAGAGAATTAGG ACCAATTCGACGGAAAGGAAAACGTTCTCAAACTTTGCCAGAATGGGGAGCAAATCTACCAAAAGAT TTCTTTGATCGCATGAAGCTTTTTGAGGAAGAGAAAACATCAAATCGACAGGAACTAGAAAAGAAAACAAGAGAAGAAATAGAGGAGAAACTGTTGAAGCAGTTAGCTAGTCACTATAGACTACGTGTGGAGAAGGGTGATAATAAAGCCATTGAAAAAG ATGTGTGCTTACCAGCTGTGTTTATGCCCAGTAAGGCAGGAGCACTGTATAATCCAAGGGCTCACCAGTATTTCCACCCAACAG GTGCAATTGGTCAACTTCGTCTCACACAGCCTCCATCGATGTTTCAACTGCCACCATTGCCACCTAATAAT CGTATGGCAGTCATCAATTTATTCGACATCAAAAGAAATTTTGAGGAAGCGATGGGGATCGCCGCACCAGAAAGTGAACTAGATGGACGACAATGGGAATCTGCACCAAATACGCCCTCGCAGTTCTATTCTCAACCTGCGACACCGCTAACGCCCCATACACCAGCCAATCTGGATGAAGGCATAGATGATGTTAATGACAGACAATCAATTGCATGA